The Vallitalea okinawensis DNA segment CACAATGACCTTTACTTACATTAACTTTTTTCAAGAATAGTAGCTGAGTTATTTGCGTTATTGTTATAACACCTAATCATTAAATGAAGAAGTTATAAAATAACGTTGTTTACCTTGCGCGTTACTAAGTAACGCTGTTACGTTATAAATAACGTTAAGTTTTTTTGGATATATGATGTCGTTAATAATTTAAATCCTGGTTTAAATTATTAAACTCTGACGTTTCAAACTAATTTCTTCTATGATGCATTCGCTTCGTTAATATTAACCAAGCAAATCATCTTAGAATCACTAAGATTAAATTCGTCACTTCAATGTGCAATTTTCAAGGTACAATACTATATTCTAGCGTCTTTTAAAAAACGCTTAGCTATTTTAACATGATCAGCATTCATTGTCAATCTGTAATTTCTTGTCAAATAAAAGCTGTTGTTCTGAAAACAACTATTACTATTATACACATTAACTTTATCATGTCAACTAGTAAAATAAAAATAATACAAGTAATAATTTTCATGCAATTTAGGTTATTTTAACTTTGGAAATGCACTGAAGAAAGAGTAATCTAAAAGAAGGCATTTCTGCCTTCTAAGTTGTAAATAAATCAAACATCCCCTACATACTCTCGTAAAACTAATTGTAATAATAAGTATAGGTGATGTGTCAAATTACTGTATTCTAAGACCAGTTGATGCTCTTTGACATCTATTATTTCTAATTTATTGACTAGTTTTTCATCATTCAAATACTACAAAAAACCTGAGACAACATTTAAGTCCCAGGTTCTCATAAAATCTTTTATTATAGTGTAGGAAAATACTGAGCTTTGCTTGCAAGGAATCATACTTTCCAGCACCTACTTGAAACGTGACGTTAGTCACTTTTCTTGTACCCATCCATTACTGGACAACCAGAAGATGAACTGCAACCGCTACAGCCACTGCTGTGACAGCCTTTTTTACCATTCTTCATATTCATGATACCTCTATAAGCAATATACCCAAATATCAGTAAGATGAGGCTTCCTACTATAAAGTTTATCATTTATACCACCTCTTTTAATAATTGTGGCATATATTTTTATAGGTGTAAACAAAAAATAATTTTAGGTTCTACTATAATAAATGTCCTGTTTATTATAATGATAATATATCACAATTGATAATTTATGTCAATATTATTTCATTTTATTATAGATTTTCTTTCTCTACTACATATTTTATATACATCTTTTATCTTTCATTGGATATACTACTAAAGATAAATTAAACTGAGAGAAAGAAGGTTAAATTATGCATCAAAATGTTAACTTAGCCGAGATAGCCCAAAAGCTTCAATTAAGTATAGACGAAGTAAGTAAGAGTGACGCTATTCAAAATACTTTTATGCAGATTAAAAATGATCCTAGTATTTCTGAGCAAGAAAGAGAAAGCATGTATCAGGAAATGGCATCCATCTATAAATCAATGGCATCAAAATAAATTATAAGAGGCTTTAGCTCATCCAAGCTAAAGTCTTTTATTATGAGCAATCAGTTTGAAAGAAAATCCTTAGCAACCGCCCCTCTCTGCTATACATAAAAATTCGATGTAGTAACCATTGACAAATACTAATTATTTGTGATACTATATTATCAGCAAATGTTTAGTATATAAGCATATGTTTAGGGTGATGAATATGACGTATAGAGAAAAAGAAATACTCAATGTAATAAAAGAAAATCCTCTTATATCACAAATGGAAATTGCTAAACTGTTAGGTATTACCCGTTCATCTGTTGCTGTCCATATAACAAATTTGATGAAAAAAGGGTATATCATAGGTAAAGGCTACATTATTCCTAACACAAAGGATTATGTTTGTGTCATCGGAGGAGCAAACATGGATATTCAAGGATTTCCTGGTGAGACTTTGAATATCCACGACTCAAACCCTGGGGATGTTAAGTTATCTTTTGGTGGGGTTGGTAGAAATATCGCAGAGAACTTAACCAAATTGGATAGCCATGTTAAACTACTAACTGCCATAGGCAAAGATATACATGGTGATAATATTTTGAAACATAGTCACTCCATTGGTTTGGATATGACAAATGCACTGATACTTAATAATTATCAGACATCAACTTACTTATCCATTCTGGATGGAAAAGGCGACATGCATGTAGCTATTTCGGATATGGCTATAATGGAAGAAGTCTCTGTTGGTTATATCACTAATAAAAAAGATATCGTAGAGAATTGTAAGGTTTGTGTCTTGGACACAAATCTGCCAAGTGAGACGTTACAGTTTCTTTTGACCAATTTCAAAGATACTGCTTTCTTTGTAGATACTGTTTCCACCTATAAGGCAAAGAAAATAAAAGATTTTATCGGTTACTTCCATACCATAAAACCTAATATATACGAGGTTGAAATGTTAACAGGTGTTAAAATAGTAGATACCTATGATTTAGAGAAAGCAGCAACTATACTCCTTAATAAAGGCGTTAAAAAAGTATTTATTACCATGGGTAAAGAAGGTGTGTTTTATTCCGATGGTACTGAATCAAATTTATTACCTTCTCCTCAAGTTAATGTTATCAACGCAACCGGAGCTGGAGATGCCTTTACAGCCGGTCTAGTGCATAGCTACATGAGTAATTTTACTATGGAGGAGGCAGCGAAGTTTTCCATGGCAGCTTCAATTTTAACGCTATCACATGAGGATACGATTAACCCTCATTTCAATGAGAAAAATATCTATCAGATTATGGAGGAATTATAATGTTAGAAAAATATTTAGATATTCATCCAAGGGTGAAAGAAGCTTTAGATCAAAATAAACCTGTAGTTGCTTTAGAATCTACTATTATTTCTCATGGTATGCCTTATCCTGAGAATGTGAAAACTGCTTTAGAAGTTGAAAAGATTATTACAGATAAAGGTGCTATACCAGCAACTATTGCAATTATTAATGGTAGACTCAAAGTTGGATTATCGGAAGATGAGATTGAGTACCTAGGTAAGAAAGGTACTGCAGTTACAAAAGTCAGTCGTCGCGATCTACCATTTATGGTAGCTAAAAATGATGACGGTGCAACAACCGTTGCTGCAACAATGATCATTGCTGACCTAGCTGGTATCCGAGTATTTGGTACTGGTGGTATCGGTGGTGTTCATCGCGGTGCTGAAAATACATTTGATATTTCAGCTGACTTGCAAGAATTAGCACATACTGATGTTGCCGTTGTCTGTGCTGGTGCTAAGTCTATACTTGATTTAGGCTTAACTCTGGAGTATTTAGAAACATATGGTGTGCCTGTTGTTGGATACCAAACTGAAGAATTACCAGCTTTCTATACACGTAAAAGTGGTTTTAATGTTGATTATAGATGTGATACTCCAAAGGAAATTGCAGATGCTCTAAAAGCTAAATGGGGGCTTAATCTTAATGGTGGTATGGTTATTGCTAATCCTATCCCTGAAGAGTATTCCATGGACTTTGATACTATAGCCAAAGCAATAGATGATGCATTAAAAGAAGCAGATGAAAAAGATATTAAGGGTAAGGAGTCTACACCATTCCTATTAGATAAAATCAAGCAAATTACTGGTGGATCAAGCTTAGAATCTAATATTAGATTAGTATATAATAACGTTGCATTAGCAGCAGAAATAGCTATTGAACTGACAAAGTAGATTAACAAATTATCAAGGATTAGGTCCATATAATCCTTGATACTAATTTCTTTGTCGATAGAAAAGACGCTTATAACAAGCGTCTTTTCTGTTATCCATTAAAATTAACTCTTTAATTAAAGTAAATCGGATTGGTAAAACCTAGCATCTTATGTTGATTATTCTCTATTGTATGTACATCAAGTCTTATCCATTTGAGTCCCTCTATATAATCTATATTAAACGGTTCTTCACTGTCTGATTTTTCTATCCTAGCTAAACTCCCCTTATTCGATTCAATATTAACGTACAGTTTTACCTTCTTATATTTTTCTGCTCCTTTTATTGTCTCTAAATCCCAACTAAGCTTAAACGTGAGAGGTTTTGAAACAATTTCATCACCAAAGAATAAATCTTCCCATTTTCCTGCCTTTAAAACTTGAATATTAACAACTGGACCAGAGCTGCATTGAACATTCCCTTGCTTAATCCCTTCAAGTATGGAAGCTTTGTCACTAGTAGGGCTATTAACAAGTGTATATATATTCTCATCCACTTCACTGCCTCCACCATGCCAATCCCGTCCATAAACACCTGTAATTCGGTATCCTTTATTCAGTAATTCAGTCCAAAGTGCCATATTCGCTTTATTTTCTATATCTTTAACTGATGCAGTTCTAGTCCACACTTCAATGTAATCAAATACATTATAATCATCAATATGATAAGTAAAATAAGAGCCTGTTGAAATAGGATCACCAACTCGACATGGATGAGCTATACCTACAACCCCTCCACATTTATTTATTTCTTTAACTCGTTCTTCTAGATTTAATCTGTGTAAATCTCTCCACTCAATATATTGTTCTAAACCCAATACCACAATGTGACCATAAAAAGTTGTTAATTCAATGCCAGGAATAAATGTTAAAGGATATTTCTCTTCGCAAATATTAACTTCTTTAGAAGCTGTTATGGTGTTATGATCAGTTATGGCTAATGCATCTAAATTTAACATATTCCAAGCTTTATCTACTAGCTCTTCAAGTCCATGACGTGCATCGCTATGTTTTGTATGGGTGTGTAATTCACATTTATACCATCTCATTTGGTCATGTCCCCCAAACCTTTATATGATAAGTAACATTTTCAGTCAAAATAGCATGATTACTTATGGTCACTTTCCAGTTACCCTCTTTGATTTCTCCAGCTATAAATCCTTTTGTTGCACTTTCTTTTTCAATAACTATCTCATCTACCATCCAATGTTTATGATAACTACCTCTAAATCCCTTATCATCATCAATACTTAATGTCAACAGATTATAAAAATACTCTTCCTTTTCAATCTCTTTTTTATACTCACTCTGGACTGCATCAGGGTACTCTTTAATGTAATACTCACAAATCAACTTCTTTTGCTGTTGCTCTGATGTACTCTTGGGATAGTAATAAAAGCTGATATATAATCCATTCAGAGGTTTATCAACAAAGAACTGATATATAATCTGACTCTTCATGCAATCTCGCGTTAAGATCCCCTTAGCGTCGATGTATGTTTTCATAAAATAACTCCCTTATCCAAGAACTATTAGCTATTTTTATTATAGCATAAAGGGGACTATGAAAGTCCCCTCCTTTAAAACTATTATTTTAAACTTGCAACCCATTCATCAGCTTGAGTTTGAGCATCATTAAGTGCTTCTTCAGTAGTAGATTCGCCTAACATAAATCTTTCAACTGAATCAGTTAAGATACCTCTAGGCTGTCCAGCTCTATAAGGGTATCTTGGAGTCCATAAATACTTCATACTATCAAGTACTAAATCCATACCTGGAATGTTTACAAAGTCATCCCATTCTGTAGCACTCTTGATTACAGGAAGTGATTGATAGTTTTTCCACTGATATTCTTGATAAAAATCACTTGTCATAAACTTTAGGTACTCCCACGCTAAATCTTTATTATCGCTTGTTGCACCTATTGAATATGGACTACCTGCAAACATACCGCCCATACCTTCGTTTTCATTAATAAACAAATATGAAGTGCCGTATTTATCAATAGTGTCTGGTGTAACATATGTGTTATAGTAATTATTTGGTCCAACACGTAAGTTAATAGCTACATTATTTTGAGAAGTTCCAAAAGTCTCAAGCCCTTGACCAGTTACGACACCTTCTGGTGCATATGCTAACAATTCTAATAAATAATCAGCTGCTTGAACAAACTCTGGTGAATTGAAGTTGAAAGTCAATTCTTTAAATCTGAAACCATCTCCCCAAGTACCACCGAGAGATTCTGCAATGTTAACCATTGTATCTGCTGTATCACGCCCACGCCATGCAATACCATAGTTTTGTACGCCTGTAACAGGGTTTGTACCTGTCATAGCAGCAGCTTTTTCTTTGATTTCTTCTAAAGTTGGACGCTCAGATAAGTATTCAACACCCCATTGATCAAAGATCTCTTTATCATACATCATAGTTCTAGTATCACCAATTACAGGTAAACCATAAATGTGTAAATCTGTTTCATCTGGTCCCATTGCTTTCCATCCATCAATTTGACCCTCGATTAACTGTCCTAAATCATAACCATCTTTTTCGATATATGGCTCCAGTGGCTCTAAGAATCCTTGATCTGCAAATGCTGCAATACCAGGAACTTGATATACATCACATTCATTAACGGATAACATTGTTTGAGTCTTTTGAGTATAACTATCCCAACCCATAATTACATACTCAACAGTTGTACCTGGATATCTTGATTCAAACTCTTCTTTGACAACCTCTAATCCCTCACGTTTTACGCCTGTTAGAGGATCTGTCGTCGTCTCCATTTCCCAATCACCAATCATCTGAACAGTAACTGTACCACTATATTCATCAGTAGTTTCTTTAACCTCTTCTTTACCAGATGCTGTTTTACTTTCTTCTTGCTTCACATCGTTTGAACTATTTTCTGGTTCATCACTAGAACATCCTGTGAATAATACAGATAATGCAAGTGTACCAGCCAATGCAATTGCTAACCCTCTTTTAAACATTTAGTTCACTCCTTTGCTATTTTTTAGTACTTAACTGAGCAAAAGATGATTCTTTCATATTATACTAAAATTCAACAAAGTATTCTAGTAGTTGAGAAAAGCATCTTAAGCTTTGCTTTATAGACATATGAAAAATTGATGACAAGAGCATGAAGTTATTTTGCTTCTTTTAAGTTACAATAACCTCATAAAATCTTATTGTATATATAATTCTTTCCTATGCCTTATATCAAAAGTCGACTTTTAAGTAAGCCATAACTCATTGATACCATTCATCATTATTCGCCTTTGATACCACTTAATGCGATACTCTCAATAATATATTTCTGTAAAGCTAAGAAAACTAGTACTATAGGTAATATACTTAATGTTGCAGTTGCCATTGTTAAACCTGCTAAATATCCATTACTATCTTGTGTGGCAAAGGAAGACATGTAAACTGGAATTGTTTGCAATGAATTTTTAGTTAAAGCAATCAATGGCCATAAGAAATCATTCCAACAAGCCATGAAACTTAAAATTACCAGTGTAGCAGTAATTGGTCCCGTAAGAGGTAAAAATACTCGACGAAAAATGTTCAGTTCTGTACCTCCATCGATTTGAGCTGCCTCTCTTAAACTATTTGGTAATTGGTCAAAAAACTGTTTACATAGTAAAATACCAAATCCATCTAACATACGCGGCAAAATAATCGCCCAATACGTATTCGTTAGTCCAAAATTATAAAACATTCTATGCATTGGTATTAGTCTTGTCTGAAATGGAATCATCATTGTTGATAAAACAATTACAAATATCACTTTTTTACCTTTAAAATTCCCTTTTGAAAAAGCATATCCACCGAGTAAAGAGGTAATAACACCTAAAATAACACCACCAGAAGTTGTAATAAAAGAGTTTAAATATGCTGTAATTATTTCTCCACTTTCAAATGCCAACATGTAGTTAAATGATGACAGGTCTTCTGGTATAATTCTTGGTGGAAAAGGAGGGATGAGATTTGCTGTTCTCTCCAAACTCACACTAATCATATAGATAAAAGGTGCAACCATTAATAATCCTGCGACCAACAATACTGCAGTTATAATCATATTTGATAATTTCTTTTTCTTCCATTTGTTTGAATAACTAGTCACATTTATTCACCACCCATCTATACGTTCATTTTTGATAATTTCATATTAATTAACGTTACAACCATAATAATCATAAATAGGATATAAGCAGCTGCAGATGCTAACCCGTATTCTGTACCATTGAAACCTCTATCGTATATAAACCCAACAATGGTATATAAAGAACGCATGGGGCTTCCTTCTAAACCACCAATTGTATAGGTTTCGCCAAATCTCTGTAATGTTCTTATAAAGCCCATAATCAATAAGAAAGAGAAAGTTGGCATCATTTTAGGTGTAGTGATATATGCAAATTTTTGAAAAGAATTTGCACCATCTATTTCAGCAGCTTCATAAAGTTGAGCAGGTATGGTTTGCAAATTAGCAATACAAATAACTATTACAAAACCCATCCAATTCCATATACCCAATATGATAACCGCCCATTTTGCACTTAAAGGATCTGATAACCAATTAATTCCAGGTAACC contains these protein-coding regions:
- a CDS encoding carbohydrate ABC transporter permease; this translates as MTSYSNKWKKKKLSNMIITAVLLVAGLLMVAPFIYMISVSLERTANLIPPFPPRIIPEDLSSFNYMLAFESGEIITAYLNSFITTSGGVILGVITSLLGGYAFSKGNFKGKKVIFVIVLSTMMIPFQTRLIPMHRMFYNFGLTNTYWAIILPRMLDGFGILLCKQFFDQLPNSLREAAQIDGGTELNIFRRVFLPLTGPITATLVILSFMACWNDFLWPLIALTKNSLQTIPVYMSSFATQDSNGYLAGLTMATATLSILPIVLVFLALQKYIIESIALSGIKGE
- a CDS encoding pseudouridine-5'-phosphate glycosidase; translation: MLEKYLDIHPRVKEALDQNKPVVALESTIISHGMPYPENVKTALEVEKIITDKGAIPATIAIINGRLKVGLSEDEIEYLGKKGTAVTKVSRRDLPFMVAKNDDGATTVAATMIIADLAGIRVFGTGGIGGVHRGAENTFDISADLQELAHTDVAVVCAGAKSILDLGLTLEYLETYGVPVVGYQTEELPAFYTRKSGFNVDYRCDTPKEIADALKAKWGLNLNGGMVIANPIPEEYSMDFDTIAKAIDDALKEADEKDIKGKESTPFLLDKIKQITGGSSLESNIRLVYNNVALAAEIAIELTK
- a CDS encoding ABC transporter substrate-binding protein, which produces MFKRGLAIALAGTLALSVLFTGCSSDEPENSSNDVKQEESKTASGKEEVKETTDEYSGTVTVQMIGDWEMETTTDPLTGVKREGLEVVKEEFESRYPGTTVEYVIMGWDSYTQKTQTMLSVNECDVYQVPGIAAFADQGFLEPLEPYIEKDGYDLGQLIEGQIDGWKAMGPDETDLHIYGLPVIGDTRTMMYDKEIFDQWGVEYLSERPTLEEIKEKAAAMTGTNPVTGVQNYGIAWRGRDTADTMVNIAESLGGTWGDGFRFKELTFNFNSPEFVQAADYLLELLAYAPEGVVTGQGLETFGTSQNNVAINLRVGPNNYYNTYVTPDTIDKYGTSYLFINENEGMGGMFAGSPYSIGATSDNKDLAWEYLKFMTSDFYQEYQWKNYQSLPVIKSATEWDDFVNIPGMDLVLDSMKYLWTPRYPYRAGQPRGILTDSVERFMLGESTTEEALNDAQTQADEWVASLK
- a CDS encoding PfkB family carbohydrate kinase is translated as MTYREKEILNVIKENPLISQMEIAKLLGITRSSVAVHITNLMKKGYIIGKGYIIPNTKDYVCVIGGANMDIQGFPGETLNIHDSNPGDVKLSFGGVGRNIAENLTKLDSHVKLLTAIGKDIHGDNILKHSHSIGLDMTNALILNNYQTSTYLSILDGKGDMHVAISDMAIMEEVSVGYITNKKDIVENCKVCVLDTNLPSETLQFLLTNFKDTAFFVDTVSTYKAKKIKDFIGYFHTIKPNIYEVEMLTGVKIVDTYDLEKAATILLNKGVKKVFITMGKEGVFYSDGTESNLLPSPQVNVINATGAGDAFTAGLVHSYMSNFTMEEAAKFSMAASILTLSHEDTINPHFNEKNIYQIMEEL
- a CDS encoding CehA/McbA family metallohydrolase, producing the protein MRWYKCELHTHTKHSDARHGLEELVDKAWNMLNLDALAITDHNTITASKEVNICEEKYPLTFIPGIELTTFYGHIVVLGLEQYIEWRDLHRLNLEERVKEINKCGGVVGIAHPCRVGDPISTGSYFTYHIDDYNVFDYIEVWTRTASVKDIENKANMALWTELLNKGYRITGVYGRDWHGGGSEVDENIYTLVNSPTSDKASILEGIKQGNVQCSSGPVVNIQVLKAGKWEDLFFGDEIVSKPLTFKLSWDLETIKGAEKYKKVKLYVNIESNKGSLARIEKSDSEEPFNIDYIEGLKWIRLDVHTIENNQHKMLGFTNPIYFN
- a CDS encoding FeoB-associated Cys-rich membrane protein, which translates into the protein MINFIVGSLILLIFGYIAYRGIMNMKNGKKGCHSSGCSGCSSSSGCPVMDGYKKSD